The following proteins come from a genomic window of Nicotiana tomentosiformis chromosome 12, ASM39032v3, whole genome shotgun sequence:
- the LOC104115526 gene encoding pentatricopeptide repeat-containing protein At4g38150-like, translated as MRTTLLRKKSINIYWKYYNCLCSPKVNVNETFSSTILRSFSSSNKYVDESTQSNYPPPPDPIPNRPLRADSRRPFNPSQRQRPSSSNPTHSTTFRRPGENNENQIKSQDSQDFLKRFQLGFDRKDENPNTNPALHPKGEMSDTPASESSPAPPEDSDEIFKKMKETGLIPNAVAMLDGLCKDGLVQEAMKLFGLMREKGTIPEVVIYTAVVEGFCKAHKYDDGVRIFRKMQGNGIIPNAFSYSILIRGLCQGRRLEDALEFCLEMLEAGHSPNLMTFVGLVDGYCKEKSLEDAQSMIKAVRQKGFILDEKAVREYLDKKGPFLPLVWEAILGKKASQRQSLF; from the coding sequence ATGAGAACAACATTATTGAGAAAGAAGAGTATTAACATTTATTGGAAATATTACAACTGTCTCTGCTCTCCTAAGGTGAATGTAAATGAGACATTTTCCTCAACAATATTACGCTCGTTTAGCAGCTCTAACAAATACGTTGATGAATCCACTCAGTCCAACTACCCTCCTCCTCCTGATCCTATACCGAATAGGCCCTTAAGAGCTGATTCCCGAAGGCCCTTCAATCCATCCCAAAGACAACGCCCCAGCAGCAGCAACCCCACCCATTCTACAACTTTTAGAAGACCTGGTGAGAATAATGAAAATCAAATCAAGTCCCAGGATAGCCAAGATTTTCTGAAAAGGTTTCAGCTTGGATTTGATCGTAAAGATGAAAATCCAAACACCAATCCTGCGCTCCACCCCAAAGGTGAAATGAGTGACACTCCTGCTTCCGAGTCATCTCCAGCTCCACCAGAAGATTCAGATGAGATattcaagaaaatgaaagaaactgGCCTAATACCCAATGCTGTAGCTATGCTTGATGGGCTTTGCAAGGACGGCTTGGTCCAGGAGGCCATGAAGCTCTTTGGCCTGATGCGTGAAAAAGGTACCATACCTGAAGTTGTTATCTACACTGCTGTAGTAGAAGGATTTTGTAAAGCCCACAAATATGATGATGGTGTGAGGATTTTCCGGAAGATGCAAGGCAATGGCATTATTCCGAATGCTTTTAGTTACAGTATCTTAATCCGGGGGCTCTGTCAGGGCAGGAGATTAGAGGACGCCCTCGAGTTTTGCTTGGAGATGTTGGAGGCTGGACATTCCCCCAACCTGATGACCTTTGTAGGTTTGGTCGATGGGTATTGCAAAGAGAAGAGTCTGGAAGATGCCCAAAGCATGATTAAAGCAGTGAGGCAGAAGGGTTTTATCCTTGATGAGAAAGCTGTTAGGGAATATTTGGACAAGAAAGGGCCATTCTTGCCACTGGTTTGGGAGGCAATACTGGGGAAGAAAGCTTCACAGAGGCAATCTCTCTTTTAA
- the LOC104115525 gene encoding large ribosomal subunit protein eL13z-like: MKHNNVIPNGHFKKHWQNYVRTWFNQPARKTRRRIARQKKAATIFPRPTAGPLRPIVHGQTLKYNMKVRSGRGFSLEELKAAGIPKKLAPTIGIAVDHRRRNRSLEGLQTNVQRLKTYKAKLVIFPRHAKKVKAGDSSPEELATATQVQGTYMPITREQPAIELVKVTDEMKSFNAYGKLRIERTNARHIGARLKRAAEAEKEEKK, translated from the exons ATGAAGCATAACAATGTTATCCCCAACGGGCACTTTAAGAAGCATTGGCAAAACTATGTAAGGACATGGTTTAACCAACCTGCTCGAAAAACAAGGAGACGCATTG CTAGGCAGAAGAAAGCTGCAACAATCTTCCCTAGGCCAACAGCTGGACCACTCCGTCCTATTGTTCATGGACAAACActaaaatacaacatgaaagtcAGATCTGGCAGGGGATTCTCTCTAGAAGAGCTGAAA GCAGCTGGTATTCCCAAAAAACTTGCTCCAACTATAGGCATTGCTGTGGATCACAGGCGCAGGAACAGATCCCTAGAAGGTCTCCAGACCAATGTCCAGAGGCTCAAGACATACAAAGCTAAGCTAGTCATCTTCCCAAGGCATGCTAAAAAAGTCAAG GCCGGTGATTCTAGTCCTGAGGAACTTGCCACTGCCACTCAGGTCCAGGGTACTTACATGCCCATTACTAGGGAGCAGCCCGCTATTGAGCTTGTGAAGGTCACGGATGAAATGAAATCATTCAATGCCTATGGCAAGCTGCGTATTGAGCGTACAAATGCGCGTCATATTGGTGCGAGGTTGAAGAGAGCAGCTGAAGCAGAAAAGGAAGAGAAGAAATAA